A DNA window from Micromonospora inyonensis contains the following coding sequences:
- a CDS encoding cellulose binding domain-containing protein produces MTAGTSAIRDWAVVWTFADGQSVTQSWNATVTSSGPTVVARNRAAGGTAARLRSRRPTSAHG; encoded by the coding sequence GTGACCGCCGGCACCTCGGCGATCCGGGACTGGGCGGTCGTCTGGACCTTCGCCGACGGGCAGAGCGTCACACAGTCCTGGAACGCGACCGTCACCAGCAGCGGGCCGACGGTGGTCGCCCGCAACCGCGCGGCGGGCGGCACCGCCGCACGTCTCCGGTCGCGGCGTCCCACCTCGGCACACGGGTGA
- a CDS encoding TraR/DksA family transcriptional regulator, which translates to MSIQTPDTTQPQWLTDLRATLVSHFEEQSARLTQLTADTGDPQQAHTQAALVAATRQSLEQITGALRRIAEGRYEVCEKCGGAIPVERLQALPHARFCVPCQQKHGH; encoded by the coding sequence ATGAGCATCCAGACCCCGGACACGACCCAGCCGCAGTGGCTGACCGATCTGCGCGCCACGCTCGTCTCCCACTTCGAGGAGCAGAGCGCCAGGCTGACCCAACTGACCGCGGACACCGGAGACCCGCAGCAGGCGCACACCCAGGCGGCCCTGGTGGCGGCCACCCGGCAGAGCCTGGAGCAGATCACCGGCGCACTGCGGCGGATCGCCGAGGGGCGCTACGAGGTGTGCGAGAAGTGCGGCGGGGCGATCCCCGTCGAGCGCCTGCAGGCACTGCCGCACGCCCGGTTCTGCGTGCCGTGCCAGCAGAAGCACGGCCACTGA
- a CDS encoding SRPBCC family protein: MIDIVNQLSAIHRQVTREPSESGETVTVLLRRDYDAPIDDVWHAVTDPERLRRWFLPVSGDLRVGGKFQLEGNAGGEILTCEPPRLLRVTFGAPTSLVELRLSATDEDATALELVHTAPVDLAGSGAGALYVGPGWDGALLSLALFVPGEVSDDPVAAANSPEGQEFSRGSVHAWVDVVTASGTASPEEITAATAVSLAQFAPDVATAERQD, encoded by the coding sequence ATGATCGATATCGTCAACCAGCTCAGCGCCATCCACCGCCAGGTCACCAGAGAGCCCTCCGAGAGCGGTGAGACCGTCACGGTCCTGCTCCGGCGCGACTACGACGCGCCGATCGACGACGTCTGGCACGCGGTCACCGACCCGGAGCGGCTGCGGCGCTGGTTCCTGCCGGTGAGCGGTGACCTACGGGTCGGCGGGAAATTCCAGCTCGAGGGCAACGCGGGCGGGGAGATCCTGACCTGCGAACCGCCCCGGCTGCTCCGGGTGACCTTCGGCGCACCCACGAGCCTTGTCGAGCTGCGCCTGTCCGCCACCGACGAGGACGCCACCGCACTCGAACTGGTCCACACCGCACCCGTCGATCTGGCCGGCAGCGGCGCGGGCGCGCTCTACGTGGGTCCCGGTTGGGATGGCGCGCTCCTGTCCCTGGCCCTGTTCGTTCCCGGGGAGGTCAGCGACGATCCGGTCGCGGCGGCGAACTCGCCGGAGGGGCAGGAGTTCTCCCGGGGCTCCGTGCACGCCTGGGTCGACGTCGTCACCGCCTCGGGAACGGCCAGCCCCGAGGAGATCACCGCCGCGACCGCGGTGTCCCTGGCGCAGTTCGCCCCCGACGTGGCCACGGCCGAGCGGCAGGACTGA
- a CDS encoding substrate-binding periplasmic protein, which translates to MALVGVVLLLLSGCRWPRDTGTTLDDVRGGVLRVGVSEASPWTRVADDGTVTGAEARLVQRLADRLDARVEWHPGSESTLMAALKDRVLDLVVGGLDAKAPWTKQASLTRPYVTMRTVVAVPDGVAAPSDLAGARVAAPAGGAEIAALRGEDAVPVPVPEVTGREGLPVVVGQWRLTELGLRDSGHDLAEHDHVWAVPLGENGWQVEVERFLLELSHREVEELLVDAEREEAAT; encoded by the coding sequence ATGGCACTGGTCGGCGTGGTCCTGCTGCTGCTGTCCGGCTGCCGGTGGCCACGGGACACCGGCACCACGCTGGACGACGTGCGCGGCGGGGTGCTGCGGGTCGGCGTGAGCGAGGCGTCGCCCTGGACCCGGGTCGCCGACGACGGCACGGTCACCGGAGCCGAGGCACGGCTGGTGCAGCGCCTGGCGGACCGGCTGGACGCCCGGGTCGAGTGGCACCCCGGTTCGGAGTCCACGCTGATGGCGGCGCTGAAGGACCGGGTCCTCGACCTGGTGGTCGGCGGACTCGACGCGAAGGCGCCCTGGACGAAGCAGGCCTCGCTGACCCGGCCCTACGTCACCATGCGCACGGTCGTGGCGGTGCCCGACGGGGTGGCCGCCCCGTCGGACCTGGCGGGTGCCCGGGTGGCCGCCCCGGCCGGTGGCGCCGAGATCGCCGCGCTGCGCGGCGAGGACGCCGTGCCGGTGCCCGTCCCCGAGGTGACCGGTCGGGAGGGGCTGCCGGTGGTCGTCGGCCAGTGGCGGCTGACCGAACTGGGGCTGCGGGACAGCGGGCACGACCTCGCCGAGCACGACCACGTGTGGGCGGTGCCCCTGGGCGAGAACGGCTGGCAGGTCGAGGTGGAGCGCTTCCTGCTGGAGCTGTCGCACCGCGAGGTCGAGGAGCTGCTGGTCGACGCCGAACGGGAGGAGGCGGCGACGTGA
- a CDS encoding cation diffusion facilitator family transporter, producing the protein MKVYDRFELPPEKAALHRRAVRLEWWTIGFFLVAVTLLAFTLGQSQAMKAAWIEDMLGLVPPVAFLVAARFRNRRPNPRFPYGYHRSVSIAFLAGSVALLGLGGYVVYDSAVRLLARERPPIGLVELFGHRFWLGWLMIAVLFATMVPAILLGRIKQRIARQLHDKVLHADAEMNRADWLTAGAAILGVLGIGAGLWWADAVAALVIGGDIVRDGVRTLRSAVANLVDSRPRVVDGSRPHPLPDELLTAVRDHDWIADAWLRLREEGHVFVGELLVVPVPGTDRLVERLEDLGARVRDLDWRIHDLVVCPVTRIEGPADDRDRPDDDRAQPHPRPDGGPARRATGVRTG; encoded by the coding sequence GTGAAGGTGTACGACCGGTTCGAGCTGCCGCCGGAGAAGGCCGCGCTGCACCGGCGAGCGGTACGGCTGGAGTGGTGGACCATCGGGTTCTTCCTCGTGGCGGTCACCCTGCTGGCGTTCACCCTCGGCCAGTCCCAGGCGATGAAGGCCGCGTGGATCGAGGACATGCTCGGTCTGGTGCCGCCGGTCGCCTTCCTGGTCGCCGCCCGGTTCCGCAACCGCCGGCCCAACCCCCGCTTCCCGTACGGCTACCACCGCTCGGTCAGCATCGCCTTCCTGGCCGGGTCGGTGGCACTGCTGGGCCTCGGCGGGTACGTCGTCTACGACTCCGCCGTCCGGCTGCTCGCCCGGGAACGGCCGCCGATCGGCTTGGTCGAACTGTTCGGCCACCGGTTCTGGCTGGGCTGGCTGATGATCGCGGTGCTGTTCGCCACGATGGTGCCGGCCATCCTGCTCGGCCGGATCAAGCAGCGCATCGCCCGGCAGCTGCACGACAAGGTGCTCCACGCCGACGCGGAGATGAACCGGGCCGACTGGCTGACCGCCGGCGCGGCGATCCTCGGCGTCCTCGGCATCGGCGCCGGCCTGTGGTGGGCCGACGCGGTGGCCGCGCTGGTGATCGGGGGCGACATCGTCCGCGACGGCGTCCGCACCCTGCGCAGCGCGGTCGCCAACCTCGTGGACAGCCGACCCCGCGTGGTCGACGGCAGCCGGCCGCACCCCCTCCCCGACGAGCTGCTCACCGCCGTCCGCGACCACGACTGGATCGCCGACGCCTGGCTACGCCTGCGCGAGGAGGGCCACGTCTTCGTCGGCGAACTGCTCGTCGTGCCGGTGCCCGGCACCGACCGGCTGGTCGAACGGCTGGAGGACCTGGGCGCCCGGGTCCGCGACCTCGACTGGCGGATCCACGACCTGGTGGTCTGCCCGGTCACCCGCATCGAGGGACCCGCCGACGACCGCGACCGGCCGGACGACGACCGGGCACAGCCGCACCCCCGGCCGGACGGCGGACCCGCGCGGCGGGCGACCGGGGTCCGCACCGGGTGA
- a CDS encoding low temperature requirement protein A — protein sequence MSIPPVDRRATGGMAGMGLRRTDKWGQDLLRRREDVRQANFLALFVDLVLVFALSGVVNRVVRDVTDDDPVVRVRSLGYLLVLALPLIWLWITTAHITSWFDPRRRRIQWMVLASAFGLLVMSSSLPEAFFGRGMAFVLPYVLLRVVRPLILIPALRGHALRDLYLRSVLWCAMSAVIWFSGAAVVGDARAAVWGIAITVDFVAAQLRWPVPGLRHPPVGPWAMDSGYHLPERYQQLLLIALGESVLAAGITFTGEPFTIATWTALVVAFLSTVLLWRIYFYRSGQVLAEAVEAAGDRIAAGRAVGVAHLVMVVGIVATAVGFEVVLKYPGGRPEPTWLAAILGGPALFLYGRIRLERVVFNRLSRRRVVAIAALAAVSVPLTFAPPLAASVVAMVVLLGVASADAWHAAGRPSETPSPAH from the coding sequence ATGTCCATCCCGCCGGTGGACCGGAGGGCCACCGGCGGGATGGCAGGTATGGGCCTACGCCGGACCGACAAGTGGGGACAGGACCTGCTGCGCCGCCGCGAGGACGTCCGACAGGCGAACTTCCTGGCACTCTTCGTCGACCTGGTGCTGGTCTTCGCTCTCTCCGGGGTGGTCAACCGGGTCGTCCGCGACGTCACCGACGACGACCCGGTCGTGCGGGTGCGGTCCCTGGGCTACCTCCTCGTCCTGGCGCTGCCACTGATCTGGCTGTGGATCACCACCGCGCACATCACCAGCTGGTTCGACCCCCGCCGACGCCGGATCCAGTGGATGGTGCTGGCCAGTGCCTTCGGGCTGCTGGTCATGTCGTCCTCCCTGCCGGAGGCGTTCTTCGGCCGGGGGATGGCGTTCGTCCTGCCGTACGTGCTCCTGCGTGTCGTCCGGCCGCTCATCCTGATTCCGGCCCTGCGCGGGCACGCGCTGCGCGACCTCTACCTGCGGTCGGTGCTCTGGTGCGCGATGTCCGCGGTGATCTGGTTCAGCGGCGCGGCCGTGGTTGGTGACGCGCGGGCCGCCGTGTGGGGGATCGCCATCACGGTGGACTTCGTCGCGGCGCAGCTGCGCTGGCCGGTGCCGGGGCTGCGACACCCGCCGGTCGGCCCGTGGGCGATGGACAGCGGATACCACCTTCCGGAGCGCTACCAGCAGCTCCTGTTGATCGCTCTGGGCGAGAGCGTGCTGGCGGCCGGCATCACCTTCACCGGTGAGCCCTTCACCATCGCCACCTGGACGGCGCTGGTGGTGGCGTTCCTGTCGACGGTGCTGCTGTGGCGGATCTACTTCTACCGCTCCGGGCAGGTGCTGGCCGAGGCGGTCGAGGCAGCCGGTGACCGCATCGCGGCCGGCCGGGCGGTCGGCGTGGCACACCTGGTCATGGTGGTGGGCATCGTCGCCACCGCGGTCGGCTTCGAGGTCGTCCTGAAGTACCCCGGCGGACGGCCCGAACCGACGTGGCTGGCGGCGATCCTCGGCGGGCCGGCGCTCTTCCTCTACGGCCGCATCCGCCTGGAACGTGTCGTGTTCAACCGCCTGTCGCGGCGCCGGGTCGTCGCCATCGCCGCCCTGGCGGCGGTGTCCGTGCCGCTCACGTTCGCCCCGCCGCTGGCAGCCTCGGTGGTCGCGATGGTCGTGCTGCTCGGGGTGGCGTCCGCCGACGCCTGGCACGCCGCCGGGCGTCCCAGCGAGACACCCTCACCGGCCCACTGA